Part of the Sulfurimonas denitrificans DSM 1251 genome is shown below.
AAATACTCAACAATGGAGCAAGCTTTTGTTCTAACAAAATATGCAAAAGACAAGCCTCTAGCAAAAAAGTTTGCAGAGTTTATTTTAAGTGATGAGTCGCAGAATACTTTTGAAGAGTTTGGATTTGGTAGAGTTAAATGAACAGAGTAAGTGGGGTAATTAAAGAGATAAAAAAGAGTGGTGAGATAGAACATCTAATCATCGATACTAAAAATGAACTCTTTAGCGCCCTTATTTTGAGTGGTAATGAGAGTTATAAAATCGGACAAAGTGTTTATCTTCTCTTTAAAGAAAGTGAGGTGATGATAGCAACGTTAGAGTCTATGGTGAGTGCTAGAAACTCTTTTATCTCAAAAATAATAGAGATAGAGGAGGGCGAGATTTTAGCAAATGTGACTTTTGATTTTTATGGCTCAAAAATATCATCTATTATCACAAAAGATGCACTAAGAGAGTTTACATGTAGAGTTGGAGACGAAAAAAGATGGTTTGTAAAATCAAACGAAATCTCAATTTTACTCGGAAAATCAGATGAAATCTAAAAGTTAACTAGGAGAGAATATGGAAGAGAGTTTTTTTCAAACTATGAAGTTAACCTTTGAGCTAGCTGGTATTACAACACTTATTTTACTTTTTATTGGGATACCTCTTGCTTACTATCTCTCACAAACAAAATCAAAGTTTAAACCAGCGATAGAGGCTTTAGTCTCCATGCCTCTAGTTCTTCCACCGTCTGTTTTAGGGTTTTATCTGCTTCTTGCTTTTAGCCCTCAAAATGCTTTTGGTGCTTGGCTTGATAGAGTGTTTGATGTAAAGCTTGTATTTAGTTTTGAGGGTCTTGTTATCGCTTCAATCATCTTTAGTTTGCCTTTTATGGTTCATCCTATACAGAGTGGTTTTAGCTCACTATCAAGCTCTTTGAGTGAGGCTTCATATACTCTTGGAAAGAGTAAAATGGCTACTCTTTGGTATGTACTTTTACCAAATATTAAACCATCTCTACTTAGTGCAAGTGTTATCACTTTTGCTCATACAGTTGGCGAATTTGGAGTAGTTTTGATGATAGGAGGCAACATTGCAGGAGAGACAAAGGTTGCTAGTATTGCTATATATGACGAGGTTGAAGCCCTCAACTACGGAGTTGCAAACCAGTATGCTCTTACTCTTTTTATCATCACATTCTCTATTTTGCTCCTTGTTTATGCTATAAATAAAAATATGATAAGAAGTGAGCTTAGATGATAGAGATAAATATAATAAAGCCCTTAAATACAGCAGATGGAGAGATAAATCTAGCAGTAGATAAAAAAATAGAAGATGGTGAATTTTTAACTCTTTTTGGAAAAAGTGGAAGCGGAAAAACAACACTTTTGCGAATAATTGCAGGTCTAGAAGTTCCAGAGAGTGGCTACATAAAAGTTGATAATGAAGTTTGGTTTGATAGTAAGAGAGGCATAAACATACCTCCGCAGAGACGAAATGTAGGCTTTGTTTTTCAAGACTACGCACTATTTCCAAATATGAGTGTGGAGGATAATCTAAAATTTGCTCTTCAAGATAAAAATAAGTTTAAAAAAGTTGATGATATCTTAAAAATAATGGAGATACAAAATCTCTCTAAGATGAAACCACAGCACTTAAGCGGTGGACAAAAACAGAGAGTAGCAGTTGCTAGAGCACTTATGAGAGAGCCTAAAATACTTCTTCTTGATGAACCATTATCAGCGCTTGATAGCACAATGAGACAAAAACTCCAAGATGAACTTTTTTTCATACACCAAAAATTTGGCATTATCTCTTTACTTGTCAGCCATGATATAGGTGAGATTTTTAGGCTCTCAAGTAGAGTTTTTAAAATCTCAAGTGGAGAGATAACCCATGATGGCTCGCCGAGTGAGGTATTTGCAAATCAAAATATTAGTGGAAAGTTTAAAATACTCGGCGAGGTTTTAAGCATCAAAAAAAGTGATATTTTATATATAGTAGAAGTCTTGGCACACAATGAAATCATCAAAGTAACAGCTATAAAAGATGAGATAAAAGAGCTCTTAGTAGGTGATAAAATACTCCTCTCAAGCAAAGCATTTAACCCAATTTTAACAAAAATATAAACTACATGTAATAATAAATTATTATTTATGGAGTAAGTGTTATAAAATTCATTAATTTCTTAACTATTTATTTTTTATTTTAGTTAAGTTTGATATTATATAATAGAGTTAAAAGTAGTTATTTTAAAGGAGGCGTATCATGTCTTTTATTTTTCGTATATTTATTTTATCTTTGTTGTTTGGCTACTCTTTGCTCTTTGCATCAATAGGAAGTGTTTCACTACTTAAAGGTGAAGCTTCACTAGAGAGAGAGGGAACAGTTTTAGGTGTAAAAAATGGCATGAATCTTGAGGAGAGAGATAGTATAAAAACTACTAAAGGCTCGCAGATACAGCTTATTTTTACAGATAAAACAGTTATCACTCTAGGAAGTGAGAGCCATTTTAAAGTAGATGAGTATCTAAGTGAGGGAAGTAACCCTAAAGCAAAGTTTAAATTTAATCAAGGTACTTTTAAAACCATAACTGGACGCATTGGAAAAAGTGCTCCAGAGAACTTTACGCTTGAAACTAAAACTGCTACCATTGGAATTAGAGGAACTGTCATAGGTGGAAATGTTCCTCAATCATCATCAGCACCTGATACTATTATCTGTTTAGGCGGACGAATCACAGCGACATCACTTCAAACGGGAGTTACAGTAAATCTGCCAACTGGAACAGTAACAGTCGTCCCAGTGAGTGGACCTCCCTCGCCTCCAAGACAGGCAACGCCGCAGGATATAGCACAGTTTAACGAAAGCTTAGGAACGCCACCTCCATCTAATTCACCTGCGGAGAGTTCAAACTCTCCACAAGATGGCGGCGGTTCATCTGCAGCGCAAAATGGGGCTCCAGCTACGCAAGGTGATGAGGGCGGATTTCAATCTCCAGCTGGTAATGCTCCAGCAGCAGCACCACAAACATTCTCTCCAACAGCTGCAGCAGCTGCACAGCAGACAAATCAGCAAAATTCAACTCAAGGTGGAGTTGTTGAAAATTTATCACAAGGGTTAGGTGTGCCTGTAGGGCAGATTCAACAACAAATTGCTTCAAATAATCCAACGCCTCCAACTGTTGTTACCCCTCCACCGCCAGTTGAGCCAACTCCACCGCCAGTTGTTCCAACACCTCCACCTGTTGAGCCAACTCCACCGCCAGTTATACCTACTACACCACCAGTAGTTACTCCTCCATCAAACGGTAGTGGTGGAGGCTATACTCCACCACCTCACCCAGCTTCATATACGACACTATTTTCAAATATGTCTGCTTCAAATGGTGCAAGTTCAACAGTTCTGTTCCCTGAGAACGTAACAAAAACAATGCTCTTTGATGCAACAAATAGACTATGGGTATCAAGCGATAACGCATATATAGCAACAACATCAGTAGATGGAAATTTTAGCTATATTAACAGTGAACTAGCTAATGCTCAAAAAATGTATATTAAATCTCAAGACTATGAAAATCCTGTTTTGTTTAAATCTTTTCCAAGTGATTCAGGGGCAAGTGGGTATGTAGAGGGTCTTAGTGGATTAAAACCTATCGCTTCTACTTGGCATGAGTTAGTTACAAGTGCTAAGGGTGTTATGAATCAAAATTTTTCTGATGTTATAAAATATGAGGAAAATAGTCATTACGATACAAGAAAATGGAATTATAATACTAATTTAAAAATCTTTAATGAGCTTTATTACATTGAAGATGACTGGACATCTATAAATAGCTACGCAGCACTTTATAGCGATATATCAAATAATGATACTATCTATCAAAATTCTTTAAGTAGCGCCCTGTCGGACTATATGAATGGTGCCAACTTTTACATCCATGGAGTACCAGAAGCCAATCAAAATATTAAAAGCTATGGAACCCTACAAGATGGCGGAAAATGGTACTTTATTTATAATAATGTCAACAGTGACTTTAATAATACTGTTTCTGTATATGGAACTCTACCTATAACAGACGCTGTAGCTGTATCATCTGATAGCAATAGTGTGCCTTTTATGCAAACAACAACAGATTATCCGATTTATATCGTAGATCGCTCTGGATCAAAAGAGATGTACAGCATCAAAAATTTTGATAGTATCTCAAATGATATGTTTAATTATGTAAATAATCATTTTTTAGAAATAAACACTGATTATGTAACTGTAGATGGGTCTAATATTACTTATACTCATCTATCTCCAGAATACCAACAAAATGTCTATCTCTTTTATAAGATAGATGATAATGGCACTTTAGTAGAAGATGCAAGAAATGGCAAAATGGTAAATCCTATAACAGGAAATGTATTACATGTATATACAAATTATCATACACCAACTGTTGATAATGGAACTATGGTTGTTGGAGATTTTGCATTTGGCGTAATTGATAATCCGCTTATGAACAATGAGATATTTCCAACGCCAACAGATGTGAATAATACAATATCTTATGGTAACGGTATTTTTTCTAATGATTTAAATATGACTACACCTGCAGTTGGTGCTAATTATAGAAAATTAGCTATAGAAAAAGCATTATGGAGTGATAAACCAGTAGATGCAAAGGTTTATGTTTATAGCGATTATGGTACAAATTTAGCAAATAGAGATTTTGATGAACTATATAACACTGGAACATTTATCAAATTTCCATCAAGCGGAAATGGCATTATGATGGAGAGTTATTTTGATGTTTTAGAAGAAAAAAGTGGTTCTACCGTTGTAAAAAACTACTTTACAGGCTCCATCACAACAGGAAGAGTTGTTGCTGATGGTACTGACAATAAGATTGTTTTCAAACATTTTGAGAGTTTGGGTGGTGTAACAACGTCAGATTCAGTTGATGTAACCAATCATAACTTCTATCTCTTTAATGAAAATGCTCAGTTTATCAATGCAGATAATGGCGGACTTGATAATAATAAAGCTGGTACAGAAAAATACAACTGGTTAGCACATGAAGAGGTAAATGCAGCTTCGTCAGAAACTCTTAATGTTGGACTTATGAAAAAAGTAACTGATAGTAGTGATGTAAATCTTTTTAAAGGCGTTACTGACTACAACACCTCTTTTGCTACAGGAGCTATGAAGGGCTTTATCATAGGTGCGGACACTAGTACTACGCCAAATATTTGGATGGGAGATATTACTACTTTTAATATAAATCCAATTGAAGGAGGGGAATTGAATATTACAGTAGCAGCAAATAACTTAGGAATTACAACGCCTATCTCTATGGCTGACCTAAGTCAAACAAATAGCGCTGAAGCCATCCCTAGCTCCTCTTATCTTGGAGAAGATATGCAAGCTATGATTATTGAGAGTAAAACCGTAAATGGAAAAACTTATGACTTTGCTATGGCTACACTTCCTGATAAGGTAGAGGCAACAGGTAAGTATAGCTATCAAAATGATTACACTTCATGGGGATATTGGGTTGCAACTGAAAAAGCACCTACAGCAGGCGGTTCTTACGCTCAAGGGTACTGGGTTGCAGGATATGAAACTCCAGTTAGTTCAATACCAACAAGTACAACATATAACTACAGCGGAAATATTTTAGGTACCATAACACATGGAACAATGGCTAGTCCGATATTGCTAGACGAAACTAACTCTTTTAAAGCAGCTATTCAATTTGGAGCAACTAATCCTATAACTATTACAGAGATGAAATTTAATACTAAAGATTTAGGTGCTGTAACTGGAATTGGAACAGCAACAACACCATCAAATTCTATAATTGACAACACTTTTTCAGGGACACATACTAATGGAACTACAGCATTAGACTTTAAAGGAAAATTCTTCGGACCAGCTGCTGAGGCTATC
Proteins encoded:
- a CDS encoding FecR domain-containing protein; amino-acid sequence: MSFIFRIFILSLLFGYSLLFASIGSVSLLKGEASLEREGTVLGVKNGMNLEERDSIKTTKGSQIQLIFTDKTVITLGSESHFKVDEYLSEGSNPKAKFKFNQGTFKTITGRIGKSAPENFTLETKTATIGIRGTVIGGNVPQSSSAPDTIICLGGRITATSLQTGVTVNLPTGTVTVVPVSGPPSPPRQATPQDIAQFNESLGTPPPSNSPAESSNSPQDGGGSSAAQNGAPATQGDEGGFQSPAGNAPAAAPQTFSPTAAAAAQQTNQQNSTQGGVVENLSQGLGVPVGQIQQQIASNNPTPPTVVTPPPPVEPTPPPVVPTPPPVEPTPPPVIPTTPPVVTPPSNGSGGGYTPPPHPASYTTLFSNMSASNGASSTVLFPENVTKTMLFDATNRLWVSSDNAYIATTSVDGNFSYINSELANAQKMYIKSQDYENPVLFKSFPSDSGASGYVEGLSGLKPIASTWHELVTSAKGVMNQNFSDVIKYEENSHYDTRKWNYNTNLKIFNELYYIEDDWTSINSYAALYSDISNNDTIYQNSLSSALSDYMNGANFYIHGVPEANQNIKSYGTLQDGGKWYFIYNNVNSDFNNTVSVYGTLPITDAVAVSSDSNSVPFMQTTTDYPIYIVDRSGSKEMYSIKNFDSISNDMFNYVNNHFLEINTDYVTVDGSNITYTHLSPEYQQNVYLFYKIDDNGTLVEDARNGKMVNPITGNVLHVYTNYHTPTVDNGTMVVGDFAFGVIDNPLMNNEIFPTPTDVNNTISYGNGIFSNDLNMTTPAVGANYRKLAIEKALWSDKPVDAKVYVYSDYGTNLANRDFDELYNTGTFIKFPSSGNGIMMESYFDVLEEKSGSTVVKNYFTGSITTGRVVADGTDNKIVFKHFESLGGVTTSDSVDVTNHNFYLFNENAQFINADNGGLDNNKAGTEKYNWLAHEEVNAASSETLNVGLMKKVTDSSDVNLFKGVTDYNTSFATGAMKGFIIGADTSTTPNIWMGDITTFNINPIEGGELNITVAANNLGITTPISMADLSQTNSAEAIPSSSYLGEDMQAMIIESKTVNGKTYDFAMATLPDKVEATGKYSYQNDYTSWGYWVATEKAPTAGGSYAQGYWVAGYETPVSSIPTSTTYNYSGNILGTITHGTMASPILLDETNSFKAAIQFGATNPITITEMKFNTKDLGAVTGIGTATTPSNSIIDNTFSGTHTNGTTALDFKGKFFGPAAEAIGGAWSGTFNNAALSGTGVFKGVKE
- a CDS encoding sulfate/molybdate ABC transporter ATP-binding protein encodes the protein MIEINIIKPLNTADGEINLAVDKKIEDGEFLTLFGKSGSGKTTLLRIIAGLEVPESGYIKVDNEVWFDSKRGINIPPQRRNVGFVFQDYALFPNMSVEDNLKFALQDKNKFKKVDDILKIMEIQNLSKMKPQHLSGGQKQRVAVARALMREPKILLLDEPLSALDSTMRQKLQDELFFIHQKFGIISLLVSHDIGEIFRLSSRVFKISSGEITHDGSPSEVFANQNISGKFKILGEVLSIKKSDILYIVEVLAHNEIIKVTAIKDEIKELLVGDKILLSSKAFNPILTKI
- the modB gene encoding molybdate ABC transporter permease subunit — its product is MEESFFQTMKLTFELAGITTLILLFIGIPLAYYLSQTKSKFKPAIEALVSMPLVLPPSVLGFYLLLAFSPQNAFGAWLDRVFDVKLVFSFEGLVIASIIFSLPFMVHPIQSGFSSLSSSLSEASYTLGKSKMATLWYVLLPNIKPSLLSASVITFAHTVGEFGVVLMIGGNIAGETKVASIAIYDEVEALNYGVANQYALTLFIITFSILLLVYAINKNMIRSELR